In Chromobacterium rhizoryzae, one genomic interval encodes:
- a CDS encoding nucleotidyltransferase family protein, whose protein sequence is MEHERQLVALLRGQPWLMEALGAGRALGLSSWAIGAGAIRSLVWDRLCGHARPTPVPDIDLVYFDPADLSPKRDHQLEAQLRTAQPSLNWEVCNQAAVHLWREQEPGRPLPPLQSLADGVASWPETATSVAAWLDEEDRVRILAPCGLDDLMNGVLRHNPRHGNAAVFERRLMDKQFLQRWPALRRLPARDYTPPK, encoded by the coding sequence ATGGAGCATGAGCGGCAGTTAGTGGCTTTGCTGCGCGGGCAGCCGTGGCTGATGGAGGCGCTTGGCGCTGGGCGCGCCTTGGGCCTGTCCTCCTGGGCCATCGGTGCCGGAGCCATCCGCAGCCTGGTTTGGGACCGGCTGTGCGGCCATGCACGGCCCACACCTGTCCCGGACATAGATCTGGTTTACTTTGATCCCGCGGACTTAAGCCCAAAGCGCGATCATCAGTTGGAAGCCCAATTGCGCACTGCGCAGCCAAGCTTGAACTGGGAAGTCTGCAATCAGGCGGCGGTGCACCTCTGGCGCGAACAGGAGCCGGGCCGCCCCTTGCCGCCATTACAAAGCCTGGCGGACGGGGTGGCTAGTTGGCCGGAAACCGCCACTTCCGTGGCGGCCTGGCTGGATGAGGAAGACCGCGTGCGGATTCTGGCTCCCTGCGGTCTGGACGATTTGATGAACGGCGTGTTGCGCCATAATCCCAGGCATGGCAACGCCGCCGTGTTTGAGCGCAGGCTGATGGACAAGCAGTTTTTGCAGCGCTGGCCAGCGCTGCGGCGGCTCCCCGCCCGGGACTACACGCCGCCCAAGTAA
- a CDS encoding DUF1993 domain-containing protein — MSVSMYQASVPALIRGLNNLSAILDKAAADAAARNIAPDVLLNARLAPDMFALTRQVQIASDSAKGCAARLAGVDVPSYADDEASFADLQQRIAKTVAFLQGFNAAQIDGSETREVVLKVRGDEIRFSGQNYLLGFVLPNFYFHLTAAYAILRHNGVALGKMDYLGGV, encoded by the coding sequence ATGTCCGTTTCCATGTACCAAGCCTCCGTCCCGGCGCTGATCCGGGGCCTGAACAATCTGTCCGCCATCCTGGACAAGGCCGCCGCCGACGCCGCCGCGCGCAACATCGCGCCGGACGTGTTGCTGAACGCCCGGCTGGCGCCGGACATGTTCGCGCTGACGCGCCAGGTGCAGATCGCCAGCGACAGCGCCAAAGGCTGCGCCGCGCGGCTGGCGGGCGTCGACGTGCCCAGCTACGCCGACGACGAAGCCAGCTTTGCCGATTTGCAACAGCGCATCGCCAAGACCGTGGCGTTTTTGCAGGGTTTTAACGCCGCGCAGATCGACGGCAGCGAGACGCGGGAAGTGGTGCTGAAAGTGCGCGGCGACGAGATCCGCTTCAGCGGACAGAACTATCTGCTGGGCTTTGTGCTGCCCAACTTCTACTTCCACCTCACCGCCGCCTACGCCATCCTGCGCCACAACGGCGTGGCGCTGGGCAAGATGGATTACTTGGGCGGCGTGTAG
- the nadB gene encoding L-aspartate oxidase, protein MLKFDVLIIGSGLAGMTLALHLAESRKVGLITKRDLLEGSSTYAQGGIAAVLDTEDSVEEHIRDTLIAGAGLCNEETTRFIVEHSKEAIDWLIALGVPFTKDETHRTGYHLTREGGHSHRRIIHAADATGAAVTSTLGQKIKAHPNITELEEHIAIDLITSRKLGLPGNRAYGVYALDKLADQVVTIAAKHTILASGGAGKVYLYTTNPDTATGDGIAMGWRAGCRVGNMEFMQFHPTCLYHPHSKSFLITEAVRGEGGILKLPDGTRFMPEHDPRAELAPRDVVARAIDFEMKKHGLDCVYLDISYKPAHFIREHFPNIYAHCLELGIDITQQPIPVVPAVHFTCGGLVTDLTGHTDVDALYAVGEVACTGLHGANRLASNSLLECLVIGKAAAADILAAPEIKLPKIPDWDDSQVTDPDEEVVISHNWDELRRAMWDYVGIVRTNKRLMRAQNRIRLLSEEINEYYRHFHVSNDLIELRNLVQTSELIVRSALLRKESRGLHYSRDYPEKLELAQETILTPDGPAQADGA, encoded by the coding sequence ATGCTCAAGTTTGATGTTCTGATCATCGGCAGCGGTCTGGCCGGGATGACCTTGGCCTTGCACCTGGCGGAAAGCCGCAAGGTGGGCCTGATTACCAAGCGCGATTTGCTGGAAGGCAGTTCCACTTACGCTCAGGGCGGCATCGCCGCGGTGCTGGACACCGAGGATTCGGTGGAGGAACACATCCGCGATACGCTGATTGCCGGCGCAGGGCTGTGCAATGAGGAGACCACGCGCTTCATCGTCGAGCATTCCAAGGAAGCCATTGATTGGCTGATTGCGCTGGGCGTGCCCTTCACCAAGGATGAAACCCACCGCACCGGTTATCACCTGACCCGCGAGGGCGGCCACAGCCACCGCCGCATCATCCACGCCGCGGACGCCACCGGCGCGGCGGTGACCAGCACGCTGGGGCAGAAGATCAAGGCCCACCCCAATATCACGGAGCTGGAAGAGCATATCGCCATCGATCTGATCACCTCCCGCAAGCTGGGCCTGCCCGGCAACCGTGCCTACGGGGTGTACGCGCTGGACAAGCTGGCGGATCAGGTGGTGACCATCGCCGCCAAGCACACCATCCTGGCCTCCGGCGGCGCCGGCAAGGTTTATCTGTACACCACCAACCCGGACACCGCCACCGGCGACGGCATCGCCATGGGCTGGCGCGCCGGCTGCCGGGTGGGGAATATGGAATTCATGCAGTTCCACCCCACTTGCCTGTATCACCCGCACAGCAAGTCCTTCCTGATCACCGAGGCGGTGCGCGGCGAGGGGGGCATCCTGAAGCTGCCGGACGGCACCCGCTTTATGCCGGAGCACGATCCGCGCGCCGAGCTGGCGCCGCGCGACGTGGTGGCGCGCGCCATCGACTTCGAGATGAAGAAGCACGGCCTGGATTGTGTCTACCTGGACATTTCCTACAAGCCGGCCCATTTCATCCGCGAGCATTTCCCCAATATCTACGCCCATTGCCTGGAGCTGGGCATAGACATCACCCAACAGCCCATCCCGGTGGTGCCGGCGGTGCATTTCACCTGCGGCGGCCTGGTTACGGACCTGACCGGCCACACCGATGTGGACGCGCTGTACGCGGTGGGCGAAGTGGCCTGCACCGGCCTGCACGGGGCCAACCGGCTGGCCAGCAATTCCTTGCTGGAATGTCTGGTGATAGGCAAGGCGGCGGCGGCGGACATCCTGGCCGCGCCGGAGATCAAGCTGCCCAAGATCCCGGACTGGGACGACAGCCAGGTGACGGACCCGGACGAGGAGGTGGTGATTTCCCACAACTGGGACGAGCTGCGCCGGGCGATGTGGGACTATGTGGGCATTGTGCGCACCAATAAGCGGCTGATGCGGGCGCAAAACCGCATCCGCCTGCTGTCCGAGGAGATCAACGAGTATTACCGCCATTTCCACGTCAGCAACGATCTGATCGAGCTGCGCAATCTGGTGCAGACCTCGGAGCTGATCGTGCGTTCGGCGCTGCTGCGCAAGGAGAGCCGCGGCCTGCATTACAGCCGCGACTATCCGGAGAAGCTGGAGCTGGCGCAGGAGACCATCCTGACGCCGGACGGGCCGGCGCAGGCCGATGGAGCATGA
- a CDS encoding NTF2 fold immunity protein, whose amino-acid sequence MTPSEFTANFLEKMLNWEEWHYAEKRKPESETDNEFIKKTDQESRFKLELILRPFLTESAFSKIGQEKLETLGVGRPRLYDQEIISCTESTSLKFEIISKNRKKQNSYSKYIVLQKEDTYKIDQAYQSIDGENWKKKNSI is encoded by the coding sequence TTGACTCCTTCTGAATTCACCGCCAATTTTCTGGAAAAGATGCTTAACTGGGAAGAGTGGCATTATGCAGAAAAGAGAAAGCCAGAGTCTGAAACAGACAATGAGTTCATTAAAAAAACCGACCAAGAATCCAGATTCAAGCTAGAGCTTATTCTGCGGCCATTTTTAACTGAGTCTGCCTTCAGTAAAATTGGACAGGAAAAGCTAGAAACATTAGGAGTTGGAAGACCTCGCCTCTACGATCAGGAAATCATCTCCTGCACTGAAAGCACCTCTTTAAAGTTTGAAATTATTTCTAAAAACAGAAAAAAACAAAACAGCTATTCAAAGTATATTGTTTTGCAAAAAGAAGACACTTACAAGATTGACCAGGCATACCAAAGCATTGATGGGGAAAATTGGAAGAAAAAGAATTCCATATGA
- a CDS encoding SUKH-3 domain-containing protein, with protein MTYEFTPEIEAKLIEYGWHPSRFTNNSKTLSIWKNEGYDIFQEGLNFINSFNGIILKHSSRSGEFEDESCFDGALAAEGFDRLWAIEVYEPIIGKKLLPIGQGYSRHLTYLISEDGAIYGGYDDFLCQIGINAIKAIENIILNHEFTVLNS; from the coding sequence ATGACCTATGAATTTACACCAGAAATAGAAGCTAAGCTTATAGAGTATGGATGGCACCCTTCCAGGTTTACAAACAACTCAAAAACTCTTTCCATTTGGAAAAATGAGGGCTACGATATTTTTCAAGAAGGATTAAACTTCATAAATAGTTTCAACGGAATAATCTTAAAACACTCTTCTCGTAGTGGAGAGTTTGAAGATGAGTCATGCTTCGATGGGGCCTTAGCCGCCGAAGGCTTCGATCGTCTATGGGCAATAGAAGTATACGAGCCTATCATCGGCAAGAAGCTACTACCAATAGGCCAAGGGTACTCTAGACATCTAACTTACCTAATTTCTGAAGATGGTGCCATCTATGGAGGATATGATGATTTTCTTTGCCAAATTGGCATCAATGCTATCAAAGCAATTGAGAATATTATTCTCAACCACGAATTCACCGTCCTCAACAGCTGA
- a CDS encoding PAS domain S-box protein gives MQIKNLLSRRSPGMLWLSAGALLLALLLALGSLFYLVYRDWRDEQQDNLIQEVLWLEQSLRMYLEGQQEWAENLGREIEDGNIDSQRFARQAAFYLRGNPELLSIEQVDVDGKIVRDQHGTRRDGSVLTGETFDALWRANRLLRPSYGEPYQGGDGKYRFDLAVPIVHDGKPLGGLRLAYQMDLLLFNQVPWWIASKNYISIQDLSGKILASKFDPAERPGTLSHQTSFDPPGYGLYLHATSYRAGLGLTLPVLSGLIALLVSALLYAAWRIRRHVRERAHAEQALAKEVSLRQAIEDCMKSGLVALEDEGRIVRVNRAFCDMLGFGADELVGQAPPHPFWPEDDHAAMTAAIAAVRDNRQPEEGFELRFARKDGEFIEVRLYATPLVEADGSQRGWIASLFDITERKRQRLALNASHQRFLTVLNGLVAGVCVMEESGGLLLYANPAFARLWLTVEPDGPCCVLLPGLQEQPEQDEYGLEFTTDGGGSWFQMHRRRIDWVNGESAWLAILADVSEDKAREGRELAQQERLQNTSRLIAMGEMASTLAHELNQPLTAINTYAAGVSRRLPAELELPAGVREAIQEIAGQAKRAAQIVSSIRAFVKKHEPQLQRVEPGPVVLRAVGLAEGLAVKAGVKLQVEQDPAGCLLDMDPVLIEQVLLNLMKNAIEAMQEAQTKRPRVKVRTSIGTAFWRVEVVDNGPGLSEAMKSNLFTPFYSTKPEGMGIGLNICRSIVEFHRGEFGANSTVAGGCAFWFTLPLAK, from the coding sequence ATGCAGATAAAAAATTTATTGTCGCGCCGTTCCCCCGGCATGCTCTGGCTCAGCGCCGGCGCGCTGTTGCTGGCCCTGCTGTTGGCGCTGGGCAGCCTGTTCTACCTGGTTTACCGGGACTGGCGCGACGAGCAGCAAGACAATCTGATCCAGGAAGTGCTGTGGCTGGAGCAGTCCTTGCGCATGTATCTGGAAGGGCAGCAGGAATGGGCTGAAAATCTGGGCCGGGAAATCGAGGACGGCAATATCGACAGCCAGCGCTTTGCCCGGCAAGCCGCGTTTTACCTGCGGGGCAACCCGGAACTGCTGAGCATCGAGCAGGTGGACGTGGACGGCAAGATTGTGCGCGACCAGCACGGCACCCGTCGCGACGGCAGCGTGCTGACCGGAGAAACCTTCGACGCGCTGTGGCGCGCCAACCGCCTGCTGCGGCCCAGTTACGGCGAACCCTATCAGGGCGGCGACGGCAAATACCGCTTCGATCTGGCCGTGCCCATCGTCCACGATGGCAAACCCCTGGGCGGGCTGAGGCTGGCCTACCAGATGGACCTGCTGTTGTTCAACCAGGTGCCGTGGTGGATCGCCTCCAAGAACTACATCAGCATCCAGGATTTGAGCGGCAAAATCCTGGCCAGCAAGTTCGATCCGGCGGAGCGTCCCGGCACCCTCTCGCATCAGACCAGCTTCGATCCCCCCGGCTACGGCCTCTATCTGCACGCGACCAGCTACCGCGCCGGCCTGGGGCTGACCCTGCCGGTGTTGTCCGGCCTGATCGCGCTGCTGGTCAGCGCGCTCTTGTACGCCGCCTGGCGCATCCGCCGCCACGTGCGCGAACGCGCGCACGCGGAACAGGCGCTGGCCAAGGAAGTGTCCTTGCGCCAGGCGATAGAAGACTGCATGAAAAGCGGCCTGGTGGCTTTGGAGGACGAAGGGCGCATCGTGCGCGTGAACCGAGCCTTCTGCGACATGCTGGGCTTCGGCGCGGACGAACTGGTGGGTCAGGCGCCGCCGCATCCGTTCTGGCCGGAGGACGACCACGCTGCCATGACCGCGGCGATCGCCGCGGTGCGCGACAACCGCCAGCCGGAAGAGGGCTTCGAACTGCGCTTTGCGCGCAAGGACGGCGAATTCATCGAAGTGCGGCTCTACGCCACCCCGCTGGTGGAAGCCGACGGCAGCCAGCGCGGCTGGATCGCGTCCCTGTTCGACATCACCGAGCGCAAGCGGCAGCGGCTGGCGCTCAACGCCTCCCATCAGCGCTTCCTCACCGTGCTCAACGGCCTGGTGGCCGGCGTCTGCGTGATGGAAGAAAGCGGCGGTCTGCTGTTGTACGCCAATCCGGCGTTTGCCCGGCTATGGCTGACGGTGGAGCCGGACGGCCCCTGCTGCGTGCTGCTGCCCGGCCTGCAGGAACAGCCGGAACAAGACGAGTACGGCCTGGAATTCACCACCGACGGCGGCGGCAGCTGGTTCCAGATGCACCGCCGCCGCATCGACTGGGTGAACGGCGAATCCGCCTGGCTGGCCATCCTGGCCGACGTTAGCGAAGACAAGGCGCGCGAAGGGCGGGAACTGGCGCAGCAGGAACGGCTGCAAAACACCTCGCGCTTGATCGCCATGGGCGAAATGGCCTCCACGCTAGCGCATGAACTGAACCAGCCGCTGACCGCCATCAACACCTACGCCGCCGGCGTCAGCCGCCGGCTGCCGGCGGAACTGGAACTGCCGGCCGGCGTGCGCGAAGCGATTCAGGAAATCGCCGGACAGGCCAAGCGCGCCGCCCAGATCGTCAGCAGCATCCGCGCCTTCGTCAAAAAGCACGAGCCGCAATTGCAGCGCGTGGAACCGGGGCCGGTGGTACTGCGCGCCGTCGGCCTGGCGGAAGGCCTGGCGGTCAAAGCCGGGGTCAAGCTGCAGGTGGAACAAGACCCGGCAGGCTGCCTGCTGGACATGGACCCGGTGCTGATCGAGCAAGTGCTGCTCAATCTGATGAAAAACGCCATTGAAGCGATGCAGGAAGCGCAGACCAAGCGGCCGCGGGTCAAAGTGCGCACCTCCATCGGCACCGCCTTCTGGCGGGTGGAAGTGGTGGACAACGGCCCCGGCCTGTCCGAGGCGATGAAGAGCAATCTGTTCACCCCGTTCTACTCCACCAAGCCGGAAGGCATGGGCATAGGCCTGAACATCTGCCGCTCCATCGTTGAATTCCACCGCGGTGAATTCGGCGCCAACAGCACCGTGGCCGGCGGCTGCGCGTTCTGGTTCACCCTGCCGCTGGCCAAGTGA
- a CDS encoding RHS repeat-associated core domain-containing protein translates to MDPLRKPAPEPSEPTAVYYYHTDHLGTPQALTDEQGALALEMDYQAWGQAREIIADAASKAGIRNPFRFQGQYQDQESGLHYNRHRYYDPEIGRFISRDPIGLFGGINTHNYASNPIQWVDPKGLTTCPIKGGVATIRQYDTGSRTRHYTVEVSGKGSLHTHQVITSENHSINDS, encoded by the coding sequence TTGGACCCGCTGCGCAAACCGGCGCCGGAACCCAGCGAACCGACTGCGGTGTACTACTACCATACCGACCACCTGGGCACCCCGCAGGCGCTGACCGACGAACAAGGCGCGCTAGCGCTGGAGATGGACTACCAAGCCTGGGGGCAAGCGCGCGAAATCATCGCCGACGCCGCTAGCAAGGCCGGCATCCGCAACCCCTTCCGTTTCCAGGGCCAGTATCAGGACCAAGAGTCTGGGCTGCACTACAACCGCCACCGCTACTATGATCCGGAGATCGGGCGCTTTATTTCGCGGGATCCGATTGGGTTATTTGGTGGGATAAATACTCATAACTACGCCTCCAACCCAATCCAATGGGTTGATCCTAAAGGTCTGACGACTTGCCCAATTAAGGGAGGGGTTGCAACGATCCGACAATACGACACGGGGTCTAGAACACGACATTACACAGTGGAAGTTAGTGGCAAGGGTAGCTTACACACTCACCAAGTTATAACAAGTGAAAACCACTCTATCAACGATAGCTGA